One Echinicola strongylocentroti DNA window includes the following coding sequences:
- a CDS encoding WbqC family protein: MCRLILLAPIEFFVAVQDADHLVLAGNDRYQKQTYRNRTYIQLANKVEALSIPVIGGNKKVKYQEIKIDYKQKWKNVHLRGIRSAYGKAPFFEYFFPYFELIYQKDIDNLYRFNFELLTLCLKLMKVKTKVSVAIQEEEYSPCVDLRGIIVAKEPFEQRNIYQPWKYTQLFGLDFVPNLSIIDLLFCEGPMASEIISQSKKKELNNP, translated from the coding sequence TTGTGCAGACTTATTTTACTTGCCCCCATAGAGTTCTTCGTGGCTGTTCAGGATGCGGATCATTTGGTGTTGGCCGGTAATGATAGGTATCAAAAACAAACTTACCGAAACCGGACCTACATCCAGCTGGCCAATAAGGTGGAGGCGCTAAGTATCCCGGTCATCGGAGGAAATAAAAAGGTGAAATACCAGGAAATAAAGATCGATTATAAACAAAAATGGAAGAATGTTCACTTACGAGGAATCCGCAGTGCCTATGGAAAGGCACCTTTCTTTGAATACTTCTTTCCCTATTTTGAATTAATTTATCAAAAAGATATTGACAATTTGTACAGATTTAATTTTGAATTACTGACACTTTGTCTGAAATTAATGAAGGTGAAAACCAAGGTATCAGTAGCCATTCAAGAGGAAGAATATTCTCCCTGCGTGGACCTGAGAGGAATAATCGTTGCGAAGGAGCCTTTTGAGCAAAGAAATATTTACCAACCGTGGAAGTATACACAGCTCTTTGGCTTGGACTTTGTACCTAACTTGAGCATTATCGATTTGTTGTTTTGTGAGGGGCCTATGGCCAGTGAAATAATCTCACAATCGAAAAAAAAAGAACTGAACAATCCGTAA
- a CDS encoding acyl-CoA thioesterase codes for MFTSTTQVRVRYAETDQMGYVYYGNYAMYFEVARVESLREAGFSYKDMEDQGVIMPVLESYSKYLKPGRYDELLTIKTTIKEIPGVKIRFEYDIFNEAEELIHKGHTLLTFLKKDDHRPCRPPADLVNLLKSYF; via the coding sequence ATGTTTACCTCCACCACCCAAGTAAGGGTACGCTATGCCGAAACCGACCAAATGGGGTATGTCTACTATGGCAATTATGCCATGTATTTTGAAGTCGCCAGAGTAGAATCACTTCGGGAGGCGGGTTTTTCGTACAAGGACATGGAAGACCAAGGTGTCATCATGCCGGTACTGGAGAGCTATAGCAAATACCTCAAACCTGGAAGATACGACGAGTTGCTCACGATCAAAACGACCATTAAAGAGATACCCGGGGTCAAAATCAGGTTTGAATACGATATCTTCAATGAGGCTGAAGAATTGATCCATAAGGGACATACCTTGCTGACATTCCTAAAAAAAGACGACCATCGACCATGTAGACCTCCTGCGGATTTAGTAAATTTATTGAAATCCTACTTTTAG
- the ctlX gene encoding citrulline utilization hydrolase CtlX, which translates to MSAQATSMVLMVRPAAFGFNPETAVDNNYQQVDGRPVADIQAQVLREFDGFVELLQRSGIQVIVVEDTPHPPKPDAVFPNNWFSTHGDGHLLLYPMMSAIRRKERRKDLVNLLADRGFKVDDIVDLTFFEEDGQFLESTGSMVLDRQHQIAYACLSERTHGEPLHYFERLMGYKVISFNAIQSHSKDKTPIYHTNVMMHVGSQLAVVCLDSIVGKSVKQQVKESLESAGKKIVPITIPQKFAFAGNMLELVGQQGKRFTVMSQTAYNGLKAGQRQVIEKYTDLIIPEIPTIEKIGGGSVRCMMAEIFLPK; encoded by the coding sequence ATGTCCGCACAAGCAACTTCCATGGTTTTAATGGTTCGTCCCGCTGCTTTTGGGTTTAATCCCGAGACCGCTGTTGACAATAACTATCAGCAGGTAGATGGGCGACCTGTGGCCGATATCCAAGCCCAAGTCCTAAGGGAGTTTGATGGTTTTGTGGAGTTATTACAGCGCAGCGGTATTCAGGTCATCGTGGTGGAAGACACCCCCCATCCGCCAAAGCCGGACGCTGTTTTTCCCAACAACTGGTTCAGTACCCATGGAGATGGTCATTTGCTGCTGTATCCGATGATGTCAGCCATAAGGAGAAAAGAGCGGAGAAAAGATTTGGTGAATTTGCTTGCCGATCGAGGTTTTAAGGTCGATGATATCGTAGACCTTACTTTTTTTGAAGAAGATGGACAGTTTTTGGAAAGTACCGGAAGCATGGTTCTGGACAGACAACATCAGATCGCTTATGCCTGTCTTTCGGAACGAACACATGGAGAACCTTTACATTACTTTGAGCGACTGATGGGATATAAAGTAATCTCTTTTAATGCCATACAGTCTCATTCAAAGGATAAAACCCCCATTTATCATACCAATGTCATGATGCATGTGGGGAGCCAGCTTGCCGTAGTTTGCCTTGATAGCATCGTGGGCAAATCCGTAAAACAACAGGTAAAGGAGTCCTTGGAGAGCGCAGGTAAAAAGATTGTACCAATTACGATACCTCAAAAATTTGCCTTTGCAGGAAATATGCTGGAGCTAGTAGGCCAGCAGGGGAAAAGGTTTACCGTGATGTCGCAGACAGCCTACAACGGCCTGAAGGCCGGGCAAAGACAGGTGATCGAGAAATATACTGACCTTATCATTCCTGAGATTCCTACTATCGAAAAAATAGGAGGAGGCAGTGTCCGCTGTATGATGGCAGAGATTTTCTTGCCAAAATAG
- the mltG gene encoding endolytic transglycosylase MltG: MITKKNQKYYMIGMIAVSVLVSSFAFYFYQVFFSPNTLTESDVPAELKIPSNATFQQVSDSLASNEIITDVISFSFVSKVLKYQENVKPGRYIIQPKMSNKELVSLLRSGRQTPVNLTFNNIRTKEDLSEKITDNLEINKDQFLSLLQDSVYIRKFDFNEETIMSMFIPNTYEVYWNISPETLFDRMYREYNKFWTKPRIASADSLGMSRTEVATLASIVQAETAKKDERPKIAGVYINRLERNIPLQADPTLVFALGDFSIKRVLNVHKEIDSPYNTYLHTGLPPGPINLPDISSLDAVLHYDQHNYLYFCAKEDFSGYHVFSTNLRDHLIQARKYQNALNQANVY; the protein is encoded by the coding sequence ATGATCACAAAAAAGAACCAAAAATATTACATGATAGGAATGATCGCCGTTTCGGTGCTGGTGAGTTCATTTGCCTTCTATTTCTATCAGGTTTTCTTCAGTCCCAACACCCTTACCGAGTCGGATGTTCCCGCTGAACTAAAAATCCCCAGTAACGCGACATTCCAGCAAGTATCTGACAGCTTGGCGTCAAACGAAATCATCACCGATGTGATATCCTTTAGCTTTGTATCCAAAGTGTTGAAATATCAGGAAAATGTCAAGCCCGGGAGGTACATTATACAGCCAAAAATGTCCAACAAGGAACTTGTTTCACTGCTTCGATCAGGAAGACAAACACCTGTAAACCTAACATTTAACAACATCAGGACCAAGGAAGACCTCTCCGAAAAAATAACCGACAACCTAGAAATAAACAAGGATCAATTCCTTTCCCTGCTCCAAGACAGTGTCTATATCCGCAAATTTGACTTTAACGAGGAGACGATCATGAGCATGTTTATTCCCAACACTTACGAGGTCTATTGGAATATCAGCCCAGAAACGCTCTTTGACAGGATGTACCGGGAGTACAATAAATTCTGGACCAAGCCGAGGATTGCCAGCGCCGACTCCTTGGGCATGAGCAGAACAGAGGTCGCAACGCTGGCCTCTATCGTTCAGGCCGAAACAGCCAAAAAAGACGAACGCCCAAAAATCGCAGGTGTATACATTAACAGACTAGAGCGCAACATTCCGCTACAAGCTGACCCTACCTTGGTTTTTGCACTAGGGGATTTCAGTATCAAAAGGGTCTTGAACGTACATAAAGAAATCGACAGCCCCTATAACACCTATCTGCACACGGGACTGCCTCCAGGACCGATCAACTTGCCCGACATCTCCTCTCTGGACGCTGTGCTCCATTACGATCAGCACAACTATCTTTATTTCTGCGCCAAAGAGGACTTTTCCGGTTACCATGTTTTCTCCACCAATCTGCGTGACCACCTGATCCAAGCCCGGAAATACCAAAATGCCCTGAACCAAGCAAACGTATATTAG
- a CDS encoding ATP-dependent Clp protease ATP-binding subunit, whose protein sequence is MEAKFSNRVKEVISLSREEALRLGHDYIGTEHLLLGMIREGEGVAVSILKKLGVPLDELRNSVERAVKGTANHNVKNLANIPLTRQSEKVLKITYLEAKIFKSQLIGTEHLLLSILRDEDNIATQILHKFDTTYDTVKEMLEFQTDQTPRSGAEADDTDEESSKLFGSSGGSSGGGGKGSTEKSRTPVLDNFGRDLTRMAEDDKLDPIIGREKEIERVAQILSRRKKNNPILIGEPGVGKTAIAEGLALRIIQKKVSRVLFNKRVVTLDLASLVAGTKYRGQFEERMKAVMNELEKSPNVILFIDELHTIVGAGGASGSLDASNMFKPALARGEIQCIGATTLDEYRQYIEKDGALARRFQMVMVDATTPEETIQILNNIKDKYEDHHNVNYTPEAIDACVKLSDRYISDRFLPDKAIDILDEAGARVHINNIHVPDEILKLEEEVENIKVEKNRVVKSQKYEEAAQLRDREKKLLEQLENAKAKWEEESKTKRYTVEEDNVAEVIAMMTGIPAKRIAQKEGNKLLNMGNELQDKVIGQSDAIKKLTKAIQRTRVGLKDPKKPIGSFIFLGPTGVGKTELAKTLATYLFDKEDSLVRIDMSEYMEKFSVSRLVGAPPGYVGYEEGGQLTEKVRRKPYSVVLLDEIEKAHPDVFNLLLQVLDDGILTDGLGRRVDFRNTVIIMTSNIGVRDLKDFGAGIGFASKAKEENMDEVMKSTIQSALKKAFSPEFLNRLDDVVVFNSLSKDHIHKIIDITLEKLFSRITELGYKIELTDKAKDFLAERGYDQQYGARPLNRAIQKYLEDAIAEEILKGDLSEGDVIKADYPGKGDELNIAVKKKEKAD, encoded by the coding sequence ATGGAAGCAAAATTTTCAAATAGAGTCAAAGAGGTGATTTCTCTAAGTCGTGAAGAAGCTTTGCGCTTGGGTCACGATTATATAGGAACCGAACACCTCTTGCTGGGCATGATCCGAGAAGGGGAAGGTGTCGCTGTTTCCATATTGAAGAAATTAGGAGTGCCTTTGGATGAGCTTCGCAATTCCGTGGAGCGTGCTGTAAAAGGAACGGCCAATCACAATGTGAAAAACTTGGCCAATATTCCGCTCACAAGGCAGTCTGAAAAAGTGCTGAAAATCACTTACTTGGAAGCGAAAATATTCAAGAGCCAACTTATCGGAACTGAGCACTTGTTGCTTTCAATCCTAAGGGATGAGGACAATATTGCTACCCAGATCCTGCATAAATTCGATACAACTTACGATACGGTAAAAGAAATGCTTGAATTCCAAACTGATCAAACGCCCCGCTCTGGTGCTGAGGCGGACGATACAGATGAGGAAAGCAGCAAACTCTTTGGTAGTTCTGGAGGTTCCTCTGGTGGTGGTGGCAAAGGCTCTACCGAAAAATCCAGGACACCTGTCTTGGATAATTTTGGCAGGGACCTTACCAGAATGGCTGAAGACGATAAGCTGGACCCGATCATCGGAAGGGAAAAGGAAATCGAACGCGTGGCACAGATCCTTTCCAGAAGAAAGAAAAATAACCCTATCCTTATCGGTGAACCGGGAGTGGGTAAGACGGCCATTGCTGAAGGATTGGCCCTGAGGATTATCCAGAAGAAAGTCTCCCGTGTGCTGTTTAACAAGCGCGTGGTGACGCTAGATCTGGCGTCTCTGGTCGCTGGAACGAAGTATCGTGGCCAGTTTGAGGAGCGTATGAAAGCCGTGATGAATGAATTGGAGAAATCCCCCAATGTCATCCTTTTCATCGATGAGCTGCATACCATCGTGGGAGCTGGCGGAGCCAGTGGGTCGCTCGATGCATCCAATATGTTCAAGCCGGCACTTGCCAGGGGCGAAATCCAATGCATCGGTGCCACTACCTTGGACGAGTACCGTCAGTATATCGAAAAAGATGGTGCATTGGCCAGAAGGTTCCAGATGGTAATGGTGGATGCCACCACTCCTGAGGAAACGATACAGATCCTGAACAATATCAAGGACAAATACGAAGATCACCATAACGTAAACTATACGCCGGAGGCGATCGATGCGTGTGTGAAACTGTCCGACCGCTATATCTCTGACCGCTTCCTACCGGATAAGGCCATCGATATCTTGGATGAAGCAGGTGCCCGCGTGCACATCAATAACATCCATGTGCCTGATGAAATCCTGAAACTGGAAGAAGAGGTGGAGAATATCAAGGTGGAGAAAAACCGCGTAGTAAAAAGTCAAAAATACGAAGAGGCTGCACAGCTCAGGGACAGGGAGAAAAAGCTCCTTGAACAACTGGAGAATGCAAAGGCCAAGTGGGAAGAAGAAAGCAAAACCAAGCGCTATACGGTGGAGGAAGATAATGTGGCAGAAGTAATCGCCATGATGACTGGAATTCCTGCCAAGCGAATTGCCCAAAAAGAAGGCAATAAGTTGCTGAACATGGGCAATGAGCTGCAAGATAAGGTGATTGGTCAAAGTGATGCGATCAAAAAATTGACCAAGGCCATTCAACGTACCCGAGTGGGGCTGAAGGATCCTAAGAAGCCGATCGGTTCATTTATTTTCCTAGGGCCTACTGGTGTAGGTAAAACAGAGCTTGCCAAAACGCTGGCGACTTACCTGTTTGACAAGGAAGATTCGCTTGTGAGGATTGACATGTCAGAGTATATGGAGAAATTCAGTGTTTCCAGATTGGTAGGGGCACCTCCAGGCTATGTGGGCTACGAAGAAGGTGGTCAGTTGACCGAAAAAGTCAGAAGGAAACCGTATTCTGTAGTCTTGCTGGATGAGATCGAAAAAGCTCACCCGGATGTCTTTAACCTACTGCTTCAGGTGCTGGATGACGGTATCTTGACAGATGGGCTAGGCAGAAGAGTGGACTTCAGAAATACCGTGATCATCATGACCTCCAATATCGGGGTAAGGGATCTGAAAGACTTTGGTGCCGGGATCGGGTTTGCTTCCAAAGCCAAGGAAGAAAACATGGATGAAGTAATGAAATCTACCATCCAAAGTGCCCTGAAAAAAGCCTTCAGCCCTGAGTTTCTGAACAGGTTGGATGATGTGGTCGTGTTTAACTCGCTTAGCAAGGATCATATTCATAAAATCATCGATATTACCCTTGAAAAACTGTTCAGTCGAATCACGGAACTTGGGTATAAGATCGAATTGACCGATAAGGCCAAAGACTTCTTGGCTGAAAGAGGATATGATCAGCAGTATGGCGCTCGACCGCTGAACAGGGCTATCCAGAAATACTTGGAAGATGCCATTGCGGAAGAGATCCTCAAAGGAGACCTTTCCGAAGGTGATGTGATCAAAGCCGATTATCCTGGAAAAGGTGATGAGCTAAATATAGCTGTCAAAAAGAAAGAAAAAGCAGATTAG
- a CDS encoding YihY/virulence factor BrkB family protein, whose protein sequence is MVKKRVHDILQKLDRYAQKLRRIHLKNPDQNLYDVGKIFIHQIQKDEIDDRASAVAFNFTVALFPLTLFLLNMLPFVELFFPEVTPENILLFVKEILPAPLYEGTEATVLDIISRPRQGMLSFGFFMALYLSTNGIVSLISAFNACYKTKENRGFVQTRLISVMIIVFLVLNLCAAVLVMIFGNKALDLLTEYGVVSSSSNIIYLLLASLRFFVLLFLFMLATSFIFHFAPAVHDRFHFFSAGSVTAGSLITIGFYLFSFYLNNFASYNKLYGSIGTMIALMLWILITSFIILVCFEINVSLAKAAKKELPKI, encoded by the coding sequence ATGGTCAAAAAACGAGTGCACGACATATTGCAAAAACTGGACAGGTATGCCCAAAAGCTAAGGCGGATACACCTCAAAAACCCAGATCAAAACCTCTATGATGTAGGAAAGATATTTATCCACCAGATACAAAAGGACGAAATCGATGACCGCGCCAGTGCCGTAGCGTTCAATTTCACCGTTGCCCTCTTTCCGCTGACCTTGTTCTTGCTGAACATGCTGCCCTTTGTAGAGCTATTCTTTCCAGAAGTCACCCCTGAAAATATCCTATTATTTGTCAAAGAAATCCTTCCTGCCCCGCTATACGAAGGCACCGAAGCTACTGTACTGGACATCATCAGCAGGCCACGGCAGGGCATGCTTTCCTTTGGTTTCTTTATGGCCCTGTACCTGTCCACCAACGGCATCGTCTCCCTGATCAGTGCTTTCAATGCCTGCTACAAGACCAAGGAAAACAGGGGCTTCGTCCAGACGCGACTGATCTCGGTCATGATCATAGTATTCTTGGTGCTTAATCTCTGTGCGGCGGTGCTGGTCATGATCTTTGGGAACAAAGCACTCGACCTACTCACTGAGTACGGCGTGGTCTCCAGCAGCAGTAATATTATCTACCTCCTCCTCGCATCCCTCCGGTTCTTTGTGCTGCTATTCCTCTTTATGCTGGCCACTTCATTTATCTTTCACTTTGCCCCCGCAGTACATGACAGGTTTCATTTCTTCTCAGCAGGATCAGTGACGGCCGGATCGCTGATCACCATTGGGTTTTACCTGTTTTCGTTTTACCTGAACAATTTCGCCTCCTATAACAAGCTCTATGGGTCCATTGGTACCATGATCGCCTTGATGCTATGGATCCTGATCACCTCATTCATCATCTTAGTATGTTTCGAAATCAACGTCAGTCTTGCAAAAGCTGCCAAGAAGGAACTACCCAAAATTTAG
- a CDS encoding HNH endonuclease family protein, with the protein MRYINLNNIELPDGWTEKVQALNDQLIAVATLEERKEIIKKNPIWKELFIPLSTLSNGKCWYSEALDVMSDRDIDHFRPKNEAKNVDGIARGDEEGYWWLAFDFENFRFSSQYCNQLRKDKFNTDKETRGKWVYFPLFEGSVVAKTKPRCQDEEIMLLDPCDENDPPLLTFESKGKAIPNADAILEPRDKVRVETSIKIYHLDHGPLEELRERIWDFCQRMIDEIRKITTDPDGVSNFGRNRVKFLKDEIKKLTSREVELSAVAIACCEQNGLHVLTERR; encoded by the coding sequence ATGAGATATATCAACTTAAATAATATAGAGCTACCAGACGGCTGGACTGAAAAAGTGCAGGCTCTTAATGATCAGTTAATTGCTGTGGCCACACTTGAGGAACGCAAAGAGATAATTAAAAAAAATCCAATATGGAAGGAATTGTTCATTCCGCTAAGTACTCTTTCAAATGGCAAATGCTGGTATTCTGAGGCATTGGATGTGATGTCTGACAGAGATATCGATCATTTCAGACCAAAAAATGAAGCGAAGAATGTTGATGGAATTGCTAGAGGAGATGAAGAAGGATATTGGTGGCTTGCATTTGACTTTGAGAATTTTCGCTTTAGCAGTCAATATTGTAACCAATTAAGAAAAGACAAGTTTAATACGGATAAAGAAACAAGAGGGAAATGGGTTTATTTCCCATTATTTGAAGGAAGTGTTGTCGCAAAAACTAAACCCAGGTGTCAGGATGAAGAGATAATGCTACTTGATCCATGTGATGAGAATGACCCTCCTCTACTAACATTTGAATCGAAGGGAAAAGCAATTCCTAATGCAGATGCTATTTTGGAGCCACGTGATAAAGTAAGAGTAGAAACTTCAATAAAGATTTACCATCTCGATCACGGACCGCTAGAAGAACTAAGGGAAAGAATATGGGATTTTTGTCAACGCATGATTGATGAAATTCGAAAAATAACCACAGACCCAGATGGAGTTTCAAACTTTGGTAGAAACAGAGTCAAATTCTTGAAAGATGAAATCAAAAAACTGACTTCAAGAGAAGTAGAACTCTCTGCTGTAGCAATCGCCTGTTGTGAACAAAACGGACTTCATGTTTTAACCGAGAGGAGATAA
- a CDS encoding ImmA/IrrE family metallo-endopeptidase, with amino-acid sequence MAKQNQYLPQSVPHPGETLAEKLEEMQMGPKEFAVRTGKPEKTISAILKGGSAITTDMAILFENVTQIPANFWINHQKGFEEYKAREKQKEALREAADWAKKFPIAALVKCGFMEKRTTIEEKTLELLSFFGFANQTAWAEYYFEQQLKVAFRISLASTSQPYAISSWLRMGELQAERMAVSKYSAKSFRDILPKIKSIMATHPTNFFEQLKQACAAVGVKVVYTPCLPKAPLNGATRWLNDSPVIQLTGRHKRNDIFWFTFFHEAGHILLHGKKDIFLEDVEYSDKDLEKEKEADSFAADWTLTKAQEEIIVSFPQLTEKMVIDFANEFKTHPGIIIGRLQHRKLLPHSVGRYLIEKVEL; translated from the coding sequence ATGGCCAAGCAAAATCAATATTTACCTCAATCAGTTCCACACCCAGGTGAAACCTTAGCTGAAAAGTTAGAAGAAATGCAAATGGGGCCAAAGGAATTTGCGGTAAGAACAGGAAAGCCTGAAAAAACGATTTCCGCAATTCTTAAAGGTGGTAGTGCCATTACCACCGATATGGCTATACTTTTTGAAAATGTAACCCAAATTCCGGCTAATTTCTGGATCAATCACCAAAAAGGATTTGAGGAGTATAAAGCGCGCGAAAAACAAAAAGAAGCCTTAAGAGAAGCAGCGGATTGGGCTAAAAAATTCCCAATTGCTGCACTGGTTAAATGTGGCTTTATGGAAAAACGTACAACCATAGAAGAAAAGACATTAGAACTCTTGTCTTTTTTTGGTTTTGCGAATCAAACTGCTTGGGCGGAATACTATTTTGAACAACAACTTAAAGTAGCATTTAGGATTTCGTTAGCCTCAACCAGCCAGCCCTATGCTATATCCTCATGGCTACGAATGGGGGAATTGCAGGCGGAACGAATGGCTGTAAGTAAATATTCTGCTAAATCATTTAGGGATATATTGCCAAAGATAAAGTCAATCATGGCTACACATCCCACTAATTTCTTTGAACAGCTTAAGCAGGCTTGTGCAGCCGTAGGGGTTAAGGTGGTTTATACCCCTTGCTTGCCTAAGGCACCGTTGAACGGGGCTACAAGGTGGTTGAATGATAGTCCTGTTATCCAACTAACGGGCAGGCATAAGCGGAATGATATTTTTTGGTTTACATTCTTCCATGAAGCTGGTCATATTCTTCTTCATGGTAAGAAGGATATATTTCTAGAGGACGTAGAGTATAGTGATAAAGATCTCGAAAAGGAGAAAGAAGCCGATAGTTTTGCAGCAGATTGGACACTAACGAAGGCTCAAGAAGAGATAATTGTTTCATTTCCTCAGCTGACAGAAAAGATGGTTATTGACTTTGCTAATGAATTTAAGACTCATCCAGGAATTATTATAGGAAGGCTTCAGCATCGAAAATTATTGCCTCATTCAGTGGGGAGATATCTTATTGAAAAGGTTGAACTTTAG
- a CDS encoding type II toxin-antitoxin system RelE/ParE family toxin — protein MNITFTTKKLAKAVNDDRKMVKEFGKVRAQKLRQRLAQLSYVSNLEEVRHLPGNFHELKDNRKGQWACDLDQPYRLIFTPHEDPIPTNEDGQYIWVEIKGVEVIEITNYHKEK, from the coding sequence GTGAACATTACTTTTACCACTAAAAAACTAGCCAAGGCTGTTAACGACGACCGAAAAATGGTTAAGGAATTTGGGAAAGTCAGAGCTCAAAAATTGAGACAAAGGCTTGCCCAACTGTCCTATGTCAGTAATTTGGAAGAAGTTAGGCATTTGCCCGGAAACTTTCATGAACTTAAAGACAATAGAAAGGGGCAATGGGCTTGTGATCTTGACCAACCATACAGATTAATATTTACTCCCCATGAAGACCCGATCCCTACAAATGAGGATGGGCAATATATTTGGGTAGAAATAAAAGGAGTAGAAGTAATTGAGATTACTAATTATCACAAGGAGAAGTAG
- a CDS encoding L-threonylcarbamoyladenylate synthase, translating to MAASLIRIYPENPNPREVQRVVDVLRRGGVVIYPTDTIYGIGCDIYNQKAIERICQIKGVKPQKQNFSFICYDLSNISEYTRVLSTPVFKVMKKALPGPFTFILDANNKVPKLLHSKKKTVGIRIPDNGIPRILVKELGQPIVTTSIRDEDDVLEYSTDPELIYEKYKDLVDVVVDGGYGNNVASTVVDCTGDEIEILRQGLGNLEEIL from the coding sequence ATGGCCGCATCATTGATCAGAATCTATCCAGAAAACCCCAATCCTAGGGAAGTCCAGCGTGTGGTGGACGTGCTCAGGAGGGGTGGGGTGGTGATCTATCCCACGGATACCATTTACGGTATTGGCTGTGATATTTATAACCAAAAGGCCATAGAAAGAATTTGCCAGATCAAAGGAGTGAAGCCCCAGAAACAAAATTTCTCTTTTATCTGTTATGACCTTAGCAATATCTCAGAATATACCCGCGTACTGAGTACGCCAGTGTTCAAGGTGATGAAGAAAGCCCTGCCTGGGCCGTTTACCTTCATCCTGGATGCCAATAACAAGGTGCCCAAACTACTGCACAGCAAAAAGAAAACAGTCGGAATACGCATCCCTGATAACGGTATTCCACGTATATTGGTGAAGGAGCTCGGCCAGCCCATCGTGACCACCTCCATTCGTGATGAGGATGATGTGCTGGAATACAGTACGGATCCAGAGCTGATTTACGAAAAATACAAGGATCTTGTAGATGTGGTGGTGGACGGAGGGTATGGCAATAACGTCGCATCCACGGTAGTAGACTGTACAGGAGATGAGATAGAAATACTGCGGCAAGGTCTGGGGAATCTGGAGGAGATACTTTAG